The following coding sequences lie in one Equus asinus isolate D_3611 breed Donkey chromosome 1, EquAss-T2T_v2, whole genome shotgun sequence genomic window:
- the LOC106827774 gene encoding olfactory receptor 2W3 — translation MDGTNGSTQGNFILLGFSDRPHLERILFVVILIAYLLTLVGNTIIILVSRLDFHLHTPMYFFLTHLSFLDLSFTTSSIPQLLYNLSGGDKTISYTGCAIQLFLFLGLGGVECLLLAVMAYDRFVAVCKPLHYMVIMNPCLCMALVSVAWGCGMANSLAMSPVTLLLPRCGNHHVDHFLCEMPALIRMACVNTAAIEGTVFVLAVGIVLSPLVFILVSYGYIMRAVLQIQSVSGRQKAFNTSGSHLTVVSLFYGNIMYMYMQPGNSSSQDQGKFLTLFYNIITPLLNPLIYTLRNKEVKGALRRLLLGDREVGKK, via the coding sequence ATGGATGGAACCAATGGCAGCACTCAGggaaatttcattcttttggggttttctgaCCGCCCTCATCTGGAGAGAATCCTCTTTGTGGTCATCTTGATTGCATATCTCCTGACACTTGTGGGCAATACCATCATCATCCTGGTGTCCCGGCTGGACTTCCacctccacactcccatgtacttcttcctcaccCACCTCTCTTTCCTGGACCTCAGTTTTACCACAAGCTCCATCCCCCAGCTGCTCTATAACCTGAGTGGAGGTGACAAGACCATCAGCTACACAGGCTGTGCTATCCAGCTCTTCCTATTCCTGGGTCTGGGTGGTGTGGAGTGTCTGCTCCTGGCCGTCATGGCATATGACCGCTTTGTTGCAGTCTGCAAGCCCCTTCACTACATGGTGATCATGAATCCATGCCTCTGCATGGCCTTGGTGTCGGTGGCCTGGGGCTGTGGGATGGCCAACTCCTTGGCCATGTCCCCAGTCACCCTGCTCTTACCACGCTGTGGGAACCACCATGTGGACCACTTCCTGTGTGAGATGCCTGCCCTAATCAGGATGGCCTGTGTCAACACAGCTGCCATTGAGGGCACTGTCTTTGTCCTGGCAGTGGGCATTGTGCTGTCACCCCTGGTATTTATCCTGGTCTCCTATGGCTACATCATGAGGGCAGTGTTACAAATTCAGTCAGTGTCAGGGAGGCAAAAGGCCTTCAACACAAGTGGCTCCCATCTCACAGTGGTCTCACTTTTCTACGGAAACATCATGTACATGTACATGCAACCTGGGAACAGTTCTTCACAAGACCAGGGCAAGTTCCTCACCCTCTTCTACAACATCATCACCCCCCTGCTGAACCCCCTGATCTACACCCTCAGAAACAAAGAGGTGAAGGGGGCACTGAGGAGGCTGCTGCTGGGTGACAGAGAGGTAGGAAAGAAGTAA